A genome region from Akkermansiaceae bacterium includes the following:
- a CDS encoding transposase — MPRTLRHEYPGAVYHVMARGDGGKAIFEGDDDRKAFLYRLGQVCGSHGWRIHAWVLMGNHFHLLL; from the coding sequence ATGCCGAGGACGCTGAGACACGAGTATCCGGGAGCGGTCTATCATGTGATGGCACGCGGCGATGGCGGGAAGGCGATCTTCGAGGGCGACGACGACCGGAAGGCGTTTCTTTACCGGCTCGGGCAGGTTTGCGGGAGCCACGGCTGGCGCATCCACGCATGGGTGCTGATGGGCAACCATTTCCACCTCCTTCTCTAA
- a CDS encoding WGR domain-containing protein: MNISITSTSLHFREGNSDKEYHVAVEPEGEGYIVTFAYGRRGSTLTTGRKTQHIVTLAEANKIHDQLVRQKTAKGYRPTGESRQPDRTSTADGQDSGIRCQLLNPVDESELYRLLGSDAICLQEKFDGRRLMIRKRGDEITGINRRGLLIPIPEPIRHAFEELPVDVLIDGEAVGDTLHAFDLLEVKGHDIRGNAYLSRFAGLITLLDPEHKHLRPVNTHMEEEEKRAMFETFRRTGSEGVVFKEIDAPFSPGRPNSGGTHLKFKFVESASFIVTGHNAKRSVTLGLLAEDGGGIVPAGKVTIPPNHRIPAIGQVCETRYLYAYRESGSIYQPVYIGERKDIPAEDCTTAQLKYKSVMVATAA, from the coding sequence ATGAACATCAGCATCACCAGCACCTCCCTCCATTTCCGCGAGGGCAATTCAGACAAGGAATACCACGTCGCCGTCGAGCCGGAAGGCGAGGGCTACATCGTCACCTTCGCCTATGGGCGACGTGGCAGCACCCTAACCACCGGCAGGAAGACCCAGCACATCGTCACGCTCGCCGAGGCGAACAAGATCCACGACCAGCTCGTCCGACAGAAGACCGCGAAAGGCTACCGCCCCACCGGGGAGTCCAGGCAACCCGACCGCACAAGCACCGCCGACGGCCAGGACAGCGGCATCCGCTGCCAGCTCCTCAACCCGGTTGACGAATCCGAACTCTACCGGCTCCTCGGCAGCGATGCCATCTGCCTCCAGGAAAAGTTCGACGGTCGCCGCCTCATGATTCGCAAACGCGGGGATGAGATCACCGGCATCAACCGCCGTGGACTCCTCATCCCCATCCCGGAACCCATCCGTCACGCCTTCGAGGAACTCCCCGTGGATGTCCTCATCGACGGCGAGGCGGTGGGAGACACACTCCACGCCTTCGATCTCCTTGAAGTGAAAGGCCACGACATCCGGGGCAACGCCTACCTGTCCCGTTTCGCCGGCCTGATCACCCTCCTCGATCCCGAGCACAAGCACCTCCGCCCCGTGAACACCCACATGGAGGAAGAGGAGAAACGCGCCATGTTCGAGACCTTCCGCCGCACCGGCAGCGAGGGGGTCGTCTTCAAGGAGATCGACGCCCCCTTCAGCCCCGGCCGCCCCAACTCCGGCGGCACCCACCTGAAGTTCAAGTTCGTCGAAAGCGCGTCCTTCATCGTCACCGGCCACAACGCCAAGCGGAGCGTCACCCTCGGCCTGCTTGCGGAAGACGGCGGCGGCATCGTCCCCGCCGGCAAGGTCACCATCCCGCCGAACCACCGGATCCCGGCAATCGGGCAGGTCTGTGAGACACGTTATTTGTATGCCTACCGCGAAAGCGGCAGCATCTACCAGCCCGTCTACATCGGCGAACGTAAGGACATCCCCGCCGAGGACTGCACCACCGCACAGCTGAAATACAAATCAGTCATGGTGGCGACTGCTGCCTGA